A genome region from Candidatus Aenigmatarchaeota archaeon includes the following:
- a CDS encoding NUDIX domain-containing protein, with protein sequence MRPEIVVGCLIVNKNGMILICKSPKWKNLWVVPGGHIEYGETIEQSVKREVKEEVGLDVKFEKILFVQEIIEPKEYNRKTHFISLECVCSTINDKVKIDDREIKEYIWAKPIDALKMETDPYTHEFIKKYLEGVECPFTVKK encoded by the coding sequence ATGAGACCAGAAATTGTTGTTGGCTGTTTGATAGTAAATAAGAATGGTATGATACTCATTTGCAAATCACCAAAATGGAAAAATCTTTGGGTAGTACCAGGAGGTCATATTGAATATGGGGAAACAATAGAACAATCTGTCAAACGGGAAGTTAAAGAAGAAGTTGGTTTAGATGTTAAATTTGAAAAAATCCTATTTGTTCAGGAAATCATAGAACCAAAGGAATACAATAGAAAAACTCATTTCATATCTCTCGAATGTGTTTGTTCAACAATAAATGATAAAGTTAAAATAGATGATAGGGAAATCAAAGAATATATATGGGCAAAACCAATAGATGCCTTGAAAATGGAAACAGATCCTTACACTCATGAATTCATTAAAAAATATTTGGAGGGAGTTGAATGTCCATTTACAGTGAAAAAGTAA